From Weissella confusa, a single genomic window includes:
- the glgB gene encoding 1,4-alpha-glucan branching protein GlgB — protein sequence MLKPHVLNESLQAAYLFNTGQSYRADKFFGVTRNGQELTFRVWAPHAEEIHLVSAHCDWAIHDDFAMTPLEETGVWEVTTDVLDEGDYYKYAIKTRDGEVLLRTDPFAHEYEKKPGVAAIVNTDSYKWHDGLYRGRQGRRDKLNQPVNIYEMHMTSWRRHMDGSYMSYRELADQLIPYVKEMGYTHIEMLPITEHLLDMSWGYQTYGFFAATSRMGRLQDLQYFVDEAHKANIGVILDFVPGHFIKNYDALYRYDGTPTFESGNRTIAENVRWGTWNFDLGKSQVQSFLISAALFWLEDVHFDGLRVDGVSNIIYINQDAGKEDWRNEDGTAYDYAGIAFLQKLNAIIHDRVPAALMFAEEATAYPGVTSPEGLGFDFKWNMGWMHDTLDFFELDYLYRPGAFNNLTFSFMYTFDEQFTLPLSHDEVVHGKKSLMHKMFGDRYNQFANLRTMMVWMMTHPGKKLRFMGSEWGQFLEWRDEEPLEWRDLEDGLNRSMQHFTAELNKLYRDQHALWEQDFVPEGVDFSQTDEGYRGTMAFMRRGKKASDTLIMAMNTLPVQKNDYRVIVPKAGKYEVLLNTENSDFGGTWKHIPTEHEAFLAGDHYEISVILPATGALIIKQKKQTRGKKNEG from the coding sequence ATGCTGAAACCACATGTACTGAACGAAAGCTTACAAGCTGCATACTTGTTCAATACTGGTCAGTCATATCGCGCAGATAAATTTTTTGGGGTGACGCGCAACGGACAGGAATTAACTTTCCGCGTTTGGGCACCGCACGCCGAAGAAATTCACTTAGTGTCGGCACACTGTGATTGGGCGATTCACGACGACTTTGCCATGACCCCGTTAGAGGAGACGGGTGTTTGGGAAGTTACGACTGACGTATTGGACGAAGGTGACTATTACAAATACGCCATTAAGACGCGTGATGGTGAAGTGTTACTACGCACAGATCCATTCGCTCATGAATACGAAAAGAAACCCGGTGTTGCAGCGATTGTAAACACGGATTCATACAAGTGGCACGATGGCTTATATCGTGGTCGTCAAGGTCGACGCGACAAGTTGAACCAACCGGTTAATATCTACGAAATGCACATGACATCATGGCGCCGTCACATGGACGGGTCATACATGTCATATCGTGAACTGGCGGATCAATTGATTCCGTACGTTAAGGAAATGGGATACACCCACATTGAGATGTTGCCGATTACGGAACATTTGTTGGATATGTCGTGGGGGTACCAAACGTATGGTTTCTTCGCAGCAACGTCACGAATGGGGCGTTTGCAAGATTTACAATATTTCGTTGATGAAGCCCACAAGGCCAATATCGGTGTGATTTTGGACTTTGTGCCAGGTCATTTTATCAAGAACTACGACGCGCTATATCGCTATGACGGTACGCCAACATTTGAGTCTGGTAACCGTACGATTGCTGAAAATGTGCGTTGGGGAACTTGGAACTTTGACTTAGGAAAGTCACAAGTGCAAAGCTTCTTGATTTCAGCCGCATTGTTCTGGCTAGAAGATGTGCACTTTGACGGTCTACGTGTGGATGGTGTGTCAAACATCATCTACATCAACCAAGATGCGGGCAAGGAAGACTGGCGTAACGAAGATGGCACAGCTTACGACTATGCAGGAATTGCATTCTTGCAAAAGCTGAATGCGATTATTCATGATCGCGTGCCAGCGGCGTTGATGTTCGCCGAAGAAGCGACCGCCTACCCTGGGGTGACATCACCTGAGGGGCTGGGATTTGACTTCAAGTGGAACATGGGTTGGATGCATGACACACTTGATTTCTTTGAACTTGATTACCTTTACCGACCAGGTGCATTTAACAACTTAACGTTTAGCTTCATGTACACGTTTGATGAGCAATTTACGTTACCGCTATCACACGATGAAGTTGTTCACGGTAAGAAGAGTTTGATGCACAAGATGTTCGGTGACCGTTATAACCAATTCGCAAACCTACGCACCATGATGGTTTGGATGATGACACATCCAGGTAAGAAGTTGCGCTTCATGGGTAGTGAATGGGGTCAATTCTTGGAATGGCGTGACGAAGAACCGTTGGAGTGGCGCGACCTAGAAGACGGTCTAAACCGCAGCATGCAACACTTCACGGCCGAACTTAACAAGTTGTATCGTGACCAACACGCTTTGTGGGAACAAGATTTTGTACCTGAAGGGGTTGATTTCTCACAAACTGACGAAGGGTATCGTGGCACCATGGCGTTTATGCGTCGTGGTAAGAAGGCCAGCGACACACTCATCATGGCGATGAATACATTGCCGGTACAAAAGAATGATTACCGCGTTATCGTACCTAAGGCCGGTAAGTACGAGGTGCTCCTAAACACGGAAAACAGTGACTTTGGTGGTACTTGGAAGCACATTCCAACGGAGCACGAAGCCTTCTTGGCCGGTGACCATTATGAAATTTCAGTTATTTTGCCTGCAACTGGGGCATTGATTATTAAGCAAAAGAAGCAAACACGGGGAAAGAAAAATGAAGGATAA
- a CDS encoding TraX family protein codes for MLDKLQEKYGLTSFTLKMIGIVLMVADHTHEMFSYVGAPDWLNMLGRIVAPIFLFLAAEGFHYTHSRVGYLRNLLIGFWITNVMIMVLQQALPNDHVVMINSIFGTLFLTIIAMWTWDSLKHPKQDPKRFAWGMLGLAFLVFGPVLALSLLNVASASQNMFLIILSSSVIPTALTVEGGIGWILLGLVFHIFRDKRWIGLTIFVIFSLFLLWQSAMHGFSDYQWMMIFATPLLALYNGKQGRKDKWFFYIFYPTHIAVLYIISTVFFAH; via the coding sequence ATGCTTGATAAGTTACAAGAGAAGTATGGGTTGACGAGTTTTACGCTTAAAATGATTGGAATTGTGTTGATGGTCGCTGACCACACACATGAAATGTTTAGTTATGTTGGCGCACCAGATTGGTTGAATATGTTGGGTCGTATTGTAGCGCCAATCTTCTTGTTCCTGGCAGCTGAAGGGTTCCACTACACGCACAGTCGCGTTGGTTATTTGCGTAATCTGTTGATTGGCTTCTGGATTACCAATGTGATGATCATGGTCTTGCAACAAGCTTTGCCAAATGATCATGTGGTGATGATTAATTCAATTTTCGGAACATTGTTTTTGACGATTATTGCCATGTGGACTTGGGATAGTTTGAAGCACCCTAAGCAAGACCCAAAGCGCTTTGCATGGGGAATGTTGGGATTGGCCTTCTTGGTGTTCGGACCAGTTCTAGCGTTGTCATTATTGAACGTCGCATCAGCAAGCCAAAACATGTTTTTGATTATCTTGAGTTCAAGTGTTATCCCAACTGCGTTGACAGTTGAAGGCGGTATCGGTTGGATTTTGCTTGGCCTAGTCTTCCACATTTTCCGCGATAAGCGCTGGATTGGTTTGACGATTTTCGTCATCTTTAGCTTGTTCTTGTTGTGGCAATCAGCCATGCACGGCTTTAGTGACTACCAATGGATGATGATTTTTGCCACACCTTTGCTTGCGTTGTACAACGGTAAGCAAGGTCGTAAAGACAAGTGGTTCTTCTACATCTTTTACCCAACGCACATTGCTGTTTTGTACATTATTTCAACGGTATTTTTTGCCCACTAA
- a CDS encoding glycogen/starch/alpha-glucan phosphorylase — protein sequence MQQDDKVTMLKDSFLAELEGTFAVSLADATDLQRYQALATVAKKLIASKWRRTKENYRDTGAKQVYYFSIEFLPGRYLRANLLNLGLLTEAEEVMQDLGVDFNALLEAEVDQGLGNGGLGRLASDFMDAMPSIELAGNGNGIRYRYGLFRQAFVNGYQVEYPDDWLKNDNIWEVRQDSEAQVVHYGGSVYMAETPEGLRPVYQGGVDVLAVPYDTGMIGANNDVVNTLRLWSAEVPEEVQVSVSERSVLESISGELYPDDSNEEGRRLRLRQEYFFSSAGVQNIIKHHLADGYSLHSLPFQVAIHINDTHPTVVIPEMMRILLDEHGLSWEEAWGITTRTVSYTNHTLLAEALERWSQGLFQAELPRLFQLIQEIDRRHRLAVASEHGEDFAWRTSPLQDGQVHMARLAAIGSHAINGVAPLHSELLKDKVLHDFYTLWPEKFSNKTNGITHRRYMHAANESLSALIDTKIGESWRSLPKDITKLNKFAKDEDFLAELQDVKHENKVRLAEWVKRNMGLELNTDAIFDVQIKRLHAYKRQLLHLLGILTDYLALKHDKNAYVAPRVHIFAAKAAPSYYYAKQIIKVINEVANMVNNDAAVNQKMQVVFIPNYGVSLAELIIPAADVSEQISTAGKEASGTSNMKLMANGALQLATMDGANIEIIRAAGEENAYAFGMDTDTVYSHYEKHDYSAQGIYDNNPVLHRVLDALIDGTIPNIEEEGRAVFDSLIRDNDEYFVLGDYASYVATQTRLGQDYQNKTAWTRKALANIAASGEFSADYTVAEYADEIWNIPHKALAQQESK from the coding sequence ATGCAACAAGACGATAAGGTAACTATGCTGAAAGACAGTTTTCTAGCCGAGTTGGAGGGGACTTTCGCAGTCAGTTTGGCAGATGCGACCGATTTGCAACGCTATCAAGCTTTGGCCACGGTGGCCAAGAAGTTGATTGCTAGCAAGTGGCGTCGTACTAAGGAAAACTACCGAGACACCGGCGCAAAGCAGGTGTACTACTTCTCGATTGAATTTTTGCCAGGTCGTTATTTGCGTGCGAACCTGCTGAACCTAGGATTGTTGACGGAAGCAGAAGAAGTGATGCAAGACTTGGGTGTTGATTTCAACGCCTTGTTGGAAGCGGAAGTTGATCAAGGTTTGGGTAATGGTGGTTTGGGCCGTTTGGCATCAGACTTTATGGATGCCATGCCAAGTATCGAGCTTGCTGGAAACGGAAATGGTATTCGTTACCGTTACGGTTTGTTCCGCCAAGCCTTTGTGAATGGCTACCAAGTGGAATATCCAGATGATTGGTTGAAGAACGACAACATTTGGGAAGTTCGCCAAGACAGTGAAGCACAAGTTGTACACTACGGCGGTAGCGTCTACATGGCTGAAACGCCTGAAGGATTGCGTCCGGTTTACCAAGGCGGTGTTGATGTTTTGGCTGTGCCTTATGATACGGGGATGATTGGGGCCAACAATGATGTCGTTAACACGCTTCGCCTATGGTCTGCAGAAGTGCCAGAAGAGGTGCAAGTGTCGGTTTCTGAACGCAGTGTTCTGGAAAGTATTTCAGGTGAATTGTATCCTGATGACTCAAATGAAGAAGGGCGTCGCTTGCGCTTGCGTCAAGAGTACTTCTTCAGTTCAGCTGGTGTACAAAACATTATTAAGCACCACTTGGCAGATGGGTATTCACTACATTCATTGCCATTCCAAGTAGCCATCCACATTAATGACACTCACCCAACGGTTGTGATTCCAGAAATGATGCGTATCTTGCTGGATGAACATGGTTTGAGCTGGGAAGAAGCATGGGGCATCACGACGCGTACGGTTAGTTACACGAACCACACGTTGTTGGCTGAAGCATTGGAACGTTGGTCACAAGGCCTATTCCAAGCGGAATTGCCACGTTTGTTCCAATTGATTCAAGAAATTGATCGTCGTCACCGTTTGGCGGTTGCTAGCGAACACGGGGAAGATTTCGCTTGGCGTACGTCGCCATTGCAAGACGGTCAAGTTCACATGGCCCGTTTGGCAGCGATTGGATCACACGCCATTAATGGTGTGGCACCATTGCACAGTGAGTTGTTGAAGGACAAGGTGTTGCATGATTTCTACACGTTGTGGCCTGAAAAGTTCTCAAACAAGACGAATGGTATTACGCACCGTCGTTACATGCATGCAGCGAACGAATCTTTGTCAGCTTTGATTGATACGAAGATTGGCGAGAGTTGGCGTTCATTACCAAAGGACATTACCAAATTGAACAAGTTCGCAAAGGACGAGGACTTCTTGGCAGAGTTGCAGGACGTTAAGCACGAGAACAAGGTGCGCTTGGCCGAATGGGTTAAGCGTAACATGGGCTTGGAGTTGAACACGGATGCTATCTTTGATGTACAAATCAAGCGTTTGCACGCCTACAAGCGTCAATTGCTACACTTGCTCGGCATTTTGACGGATTACTTGGCGTTGAAGCATGACAAGAATGCTTACGTAGCGCCACGTGTTCACATCTTTGCCGCTAAGGCAGCGCCGTCATACTACTATGCCAAGCAAATCATTAAGGTGATTAATGAGGTTGCCAACATGGTCAACAACGATGCAGCGGTTAATCAAAAGATGCAAGTTGTCTTTATTCCAAACTATGGGGTATCGCTTGCTGAATTGATTATTCCGGCAGCTGATGTGTCTGAACAGATTTCAACAGCTGGTAAGGAAGCATCTGGCACATCAAACATGAAGTTGATGGCCAACGGTGCCTTGCAATTGGCAACGATGGACGGGGCTAACATTGAAATTATTCGCGCAGCTGGTGAAGAAAACGCCTACGCCTTTGGTATGGATACAGATACGGTTTACTCACACTATGAGAAGCACGATTATTCTGCCCAAGGTATTTATGACAACAACCCAGTTTTGCACCGTGTCTTGGATGCATTGATTGACGGTACGATTCCGAATATCGAAGAAGAAGGACGTGCTGTGTTTGATTCATTGATTCGTGATAACGACGAGTACTTTGTCTTGGGTGACTATGCCTCATACGTTGCGACGCAAACGCGTTTGGGTCAAGATTACCAAAACAAGACAGCTTGGACGCGTAAGGCGTTGGCAAATATTGCGGCAAGTGGGGAGTTCTCAGCTGACTACACAGTTGCTGAGTATGCTGATGAAATTTGGAATATTCCACACAAGGCGCTCGCACAACAAGAAAGCAAGTAA
- the glgA gene encoding glycogen synthase GlgA — MKVLFAASEVVPFYKTGGLGDVAGALPNALNAQGEDVRVVAPYYHEIFPEKYRDQLMDLHWFTVWINNHEEYAGVKTMRLNGVIYYFIDNQSYFSGKKLYEHWNDGERFAFFQLAVIEMMQEIDFIPDVLHANDWHTAMIPALLKTRYAWQQPLQQIKTLLTIHNMQFQGDYAPETLQTFFDLDWNLYASGEARFGDGSNWLKTAMVFADRINTVSPTYAEEIKTPEFGEHLDPVLRMYEGKLSGIVNGVDTERYNPATDPDLPFNYDATDLSGKEKDKHALQDEFGLPHAAGPLMVMVSRLTPQKGVHLLAEALPYFLATHDAQVVILGTGIPELEGQLTNLAAHYPDQLRVIIDFDVHLAQRMYAAADMFLMPSAFEPCGISQMMAQLYGTLPLVHEVGGLCDTVVPYNEVSGEGTGFGFKQFDASTLGWMMDYAQQTFLNKPEAWRSLQEQAMAVDVSWTQSANAYRELYEQL, encoded by the coding sequence ATGAAAGTACTGTTTGCTGCAAGTGAAGTAGTGCCGTTTTACAAAACGGGAGGCCTCGGGGATGTGGCCGGTGCTTTGCCTAACGCGCTAAATGCGCAAGGTGAAGATGTACGTGTGGTTGCACCGTACTACCATGAAATTTTTCCAGAAAAGTACCGCGACCAATTGATGGATTTGCACTGGTTTACAGTGTGGATTAACAATCATGAGGAATATGCTGGCGTGAAGACGATGCGCTTGAACGGTGTTATCTACTACTTCATCGATAACCAATCATATTTCTCAGGTAAGAAGCTTTACGAACACTGGAATGACGGTGAACGTTTTGCCTTCTTCCAACTGGCTGTCATTGAAATGATGCAAGAAATCGATTTTATTCCAGATGTCTTGCACGCCAATGACTGGCACACAGCAATGATTCCAGCTTTGTTGAAGACGCGTTATGCCTGGCAACAACCGCTACAACAAATTAAGACATTGTTGACGATTCACAACATGCAATTCCAAGGTGACTATGCGCCAGAAACGTTGCAAACGTTCTTTGATTTGGATTGGAATTTGTACGCGAGTGGAGAAGCGCGCTTTGGGGATGGTAGCAACTGGTTGAAGACGGCGATGGTGTTTGCCGACCGTATCAACACAGTTAGTCCAACGTATGCCGAAGAGATTAAGACACCTGAATTTGGTGAGCATCTTGATCCAGTTTTGCGCATGTACGAAGGTAAGCTATCAGGAATCGTAAATGGGGTTGATACAGAACGTTACAACCCAGCCACTGATCCAGATTTGCCATTTAACTATGATGCAACTGATTTGAGTGGTAAGGAAAAGGATAAGCACGCGTTGCAAGACGAATTTGGCTTGCCACACGCAGCTGGTCCTTTGATGGTGATGGTGTCACGTTTGACACCACAAAAGGGTGTGCATTTGCTAGCTGAAGCATTGCCATATTTCTTGGCAACGCACGACGCACAAGTCGTTATTTTGGGAACAGGGATTCCTGAACTGGAAGGCCAGTTGACGAACTTGGCAGCGCACTACCCAGATCAATTACGTGTCATCATTGATTTTGATGTGCATTTGGCCCAACGCATGTATGCGGCAGCGGATATGTTCCTAATGCCAAGTGCATTTGAGCCATGTGGTATTTCACAAATGATGGCGCAATTGTATGGCACGTTGCCATTGGTACACGAGGTTGGTGGCTTGTGTGACACAGTGGTGCCGTATAACGAGGTTTCAGGAGAGGGAACCGGATTCGGGTTCAAGCAATTTGATGCTAGCACCCTTGGTTGGATGATGGATTACGCGCAACAAACGTTCTTGAACAAGCCAGAAGCATGGCGTAGTTTGCAAGAACAAGCGATGGCAGTTGATGTGTCTTGGACACAATCAGCCAACGCCTATCGCGAACTCTATGAACAACTATAA
- a CDS encoding glucose-1-phosphate adenylyltransferase → MKDKVTALILAGGQGTRLGKLTKNLAKPAVPFGGRYRIIDFTLSNLANSNVTSVGVITQYEPYELNQHIGNGSDWGLNVMDGGVSILQPYSDGEGNKFFEGTAHAIYQNIGYIDRQDPEYVMILSGDHIYRMDYTDMIDAHKETGADLTVSVMPVPMDEASRFGIMNTDNDNKIVEFEEKPANPKSNLASMGIYVFNWKKLREYLVAGYEQGEDMVDFGKNVIPAYLANDEKVYAFAFRNYWRDVGTIQSLWQANMELLERDNELNLSDRAWRIYSHSTNQNPMYVAQEAQIHDSLMVDAVYVAGRVSHSLISTGVTVEDHAVVDHSVIMPGAKIGAGAAVSYAIVGEGAVVAPGAVIVGTPDDIAVVGCDEYYAETQVNEGVLSNA, encoded by the coding sequence ATGAAGGATAAAGTAACGGCTTTGATCCTCGCAGGGGGACAAGGAACACGACTAGGCAAGTTGACGAAGAACTTGGCTAAGCCAGCAGTGCCATTCGGCGGACGCTACCGCATTATTGACTTTACGTTGAGTAACTTGGCGAACTCAAACGTGACGTCGGTTGGGGTAATCACACAATATGAACCATACGAATTGAACCAACACATTGGGAACGGCTCAGACTGGGGCCTAAATGTGATGGACGGTGGCGTATCAATTTTGCAACCATACTCAGACGGTGAAGGTAACAAGTTCTTTGAGGGAACGGCCCACGCCATTTACCAAAACATTGGTTACATTGACCGCCAAGATCCTGAATACGTGATGATTTTGTCAGGTGACCACATCTACAGGATGGATTACACAGACATGATTGACGCGCACAAGGAGACGGGAGCTGATTTGACGGTTTCAGTTATGCCAGTGCCGATGGACGAAGCATCACGTTTCGGAATCATGAATACGGATAACGATAACAAGATTGTGGAATTTGAAGAAAAGCCAGCTAACCCAAAGTCTAACTTGGCTTCAATGGGAATCTACGTCTTCAACTGGAAGAAGCTACGTGAGTACTTGGTAGCAGGGTACGAGCAAGGCGAAGATATGGTCGACTTCGGTAAGAACGTGATTCCAGCTTACTTGGCAAATGACGAAAAGGTTTACGCCTTTGCCTTCCGTAACTACTGGCGCGACGTTGGTACGATTCAATCATTGTGGCAAGCGAACATGGAATTGTTGGAACGCGACAATGAGTTGAACTTGTCAGACCGCGCTTGGCGTATCTACTCACACAGCACGAATCAAAACCCAATGTACGTGGCACAAGAAGCTCAAATTCACGATAGTTTGATGGTGGATGCTGTGTACGTTGCGGGTCGTGTCTCACACAGTTTGATTTCAACTGGTGTGACAGTAGAAGACCATGCAGTGGTTGATCACAGTGTGATTATGCCAGGGGCAAAGATTGGCGCAGGCGCAGCTGTGTCATATGCAATCGTTGGTGAAGGTGCTGTGGTGGCGCCGGGTGCTGTGATTGTTGGAACGCCTGATGATATCGCAGTTGTTGGTTGCGATGAATATTATGCAGAGACGCAAGTAAATGAGGGGGTATTGTCGAATGCGTAA
- the glgD gene encoding glucose-1-phosphate adenylyltransferase subunit GlgD produces the protein MRNQLSVILDLNEAHCHTLGQLTVDRPLGSVPFGGKFRLVDFPLSAASNAGVTKTMMAMPDRCQSILDHVRTGREWQMDRLGGGLFMTFQSERGLLKDIRRFINHAKTPYTAILGTSEVTNLDLKAIVANHEQQAQPVTVVARWMDVADLVPGMQVLTLTDEGLARNFEPAENVRRSSEEQVLVYLQASVVDSNILQVAADREIEHATGKNVQALTRQLMSDFGANVVVHEGVHLPVHDVKSYFEANKALLDFDNYRSLLMERPVHTKSKNEAPAHFMPSAEVHRSLFGTGGTFAGSVSDSVVFRTVEVAEDAKVRHSVVLQGCKIGAGADLSYVIMDKDAVIEPGVVLHGTPEMPIIVGKEAVVRAAKKQVTV, from the coding sequence ATGCGTAATCAATTAAGTGTCATTCTCGATTTGAATGAAGCACACTGCCATACTTTGGGACAATTGACGGTTGATCGTCCATTGGGAAGCGTGCCATTCGGTGGTAAGTTCCGATTGGTTGATTTCCCACTATCAGCTGCAAGTAATGCGGGTGTTACGAAGACAATGATGGCCATGCCAGACCGTTGCCAATCAATTTTGGACCACGTTCGTACGGGGCGTGAATGGCAAATGGATCGCTTGGGCGGTGGTTTATTTATGACATTTCAGTCAGAACGTGGTTTATTAAAGGACATCCGTCGCTTTATTAATCACGCTAAGACACCATACACAGCTATCTTGGGGACGTCAGAAGTGACGAACTTGGATTTGAAGGCGATTGTGGCGAACCACGAACAACAAGCACAACCCGTTACGGTTGTTGCGCGTTGGATGGACGTGGCTGATTTGGTGCCTGGTATGCAAGTGCTGACGTTGACTGACGAAGGATTGGCTCGTAACTTTGAGCCGGCTGAAAACGTACGTCGTTCATCTGAAGAGCAAGTATTGGTTTATTTGCAAGCCAGCGTTGTTGATTCAAACATTTTGCAAGTGGCGGCTGATCGTGAAATTGAACATGCGACGGGTAAGAACGTCCAAGCTTTGACGCGTCAATTGATGAGCGACTTTGGCGCTAACGTGGTTGTGCACGAAGGCGTTCACTTGCCAGTGCACGATGTGAAGAGTTACTTCGAAGCAAACAAGGCATTGTTGGATTTTGACAACTACCGCAGCTTGTTGATGGAACGTCCAGTGCACACGAAGTCAAAGAATGAAGCGCCAGCGCACTTTATGCCATCAGCTGAAGTGCACCGTTCATTGTTTGGAACGGGTGGTACATTTGCCGGATCTGTTTCAGATTCAGTTGTCTTCCGAACGGTTGAAGTGGCAGAAGATGCGAAGGTGCGTCATTCAGTTGTTTTGCAAGGTTGCAAGATTGGTGCCGGGGCTGATTTGTCATATGTCATCATGGACAAGGATGCCGTGATTGAGCCTGGTGTTGTGTTGCACGGTACGCCAGAAATGCCAATTATCGTTGGCAAGGAAGCAGTTGTGCGTGCAGCCAAGAAGCAGGTGACTGTCTAA
- a CDS encoding glycoside hydrolase family 13 protein, whose protein sequence is MEFDSFLVANRDPFGAVIVGETITLHTQGHAEEVRLRVYDDETGKVTWYDLHEEDEDNWVVEISAAHAGLLYYRFEVIDGYNQYWLAAQGNNLGGAAEVYGMHHASIPDFQITVMAELEELPEWYQEARFYHIFVDRFNNGNKDMHVNNPKPNLFIYANKRDTPFYVRDKQGEIARWEFFGGNFQGIAEKLDYILELGCNAIYLSPIFEANSNHRYDTSDYLALDPILGDEDDFKFLLDEAHKRGMHIILDGVFNHVGQYSRYFNKDGHFKEPGAYQGPSSKYYHWFDFTDFPDEYNSWWGVKDLPVINKSEASYRKFIYGDKDSVINHWNNFGVDGWRLDVADELPDDFIAGIRDQMSKEQVLIGEVWEDASNKVAYDQRRQYLLGGGLQATMHYPLRNLILDFMLEEIDARVFTTVLMTLESNYPKNAFFGAFTNMGTYDTKRLFTEMGEDEEKLKRAIELWLTMPGVPCVYYGDEMGMTGGKDPENRGYFPWDEPRGEIFNKFQRLLQSRPTWWQSADWFECHAIDSDTLIYAFHKDGQHEMMQFSRKTGLAIIKQQ, encoded by the coding sequence ATGGAGTTTGATTCATTTTTGGTCGCGAACCGCGATCCGTTTGGAGCAGTTATTGTTGGCGAAACTATTACGTTGCATACGCAAGGTCATGCTGAAGAAGTGCGTCTGCGTGTTTACGATGACGAAACGGGCAAGGTCACTTGGTACGATTTGCATGAAGAAGACGAGGATAATTGGGTTGTTGAAATTTCAGCAGCCCATGCCGGTCTGCTCTACTATCGTTTCGAAGTAATCGATGGCTATAACCAGTACTGGTTGGCCGCGCAAGGAAATAACCTGGGTGGCGCAGCTGAAGTTTATGGTATGCACCATGCGTCAATTCCTGACTTCCAAATTACGGTGATGGCCGAATTGGAAGAGTTGCCAGAATGGTATCAGGAGGCGCGCTTCTATCACATCTTCGTTGACCGTTTTAACAACGGAAACAAAGACATGCACGTCAACAATCCGAAGCCGAATTTGTTCATTTACGCGAATAAGCGTGATACGCCATTCTATGTGCGTGATAAGCAAGGTGAGATTGCCCGTTGGGAATTCTTTGGTGGTAACTTCCAAGGAATCGCAGAAAAGCTAGATTACATTCTAGAATTGGGATGTAACGCTATCTATCTGAGCCCGATTTTTGAAGCTAATTCAAATCACCGTTATGACACGTCAGACTATCTGGCGCTAGATCCTATCTTGGGTGATGAAGATGACTTCAAGTTTTTGTTAGATGAGGCGCACAAGCGGGGGATGCATATCATTTTGGATGGTGTGTTTAATCACGTTGGACAGTATTCGCGCTACTTTAACAAGGACGGCCACTTTAAGGAGCCGGGGGCGTATCAAGGCCCATCATCAAAGTATTATCACTGGTTTGATTTCACAGACTTCCCAGATGAGTACAACTCATGGTGGGGTGTGAAGGATTTGCCCGTGATTAATAAAAGTGAAGCGAGTTATCGTAAGTTTATTTACGGTGATAAGGATTCGGTCATTAATCACTGGAATAACTTTGGTGTCGACGGTTGGCGTTTGGACGTGGCCGACGAATTGCCGGATGATTTCATTGCCGGTATTCGTGATCAGATGAGTAAAGAACAAGTATTGATTGGAGAGGTTTGGGAAGATGCATCGAACAAGGTTGCTTATGACCAACGCCGTCAATACTTGCTCGGTGGTGGGTTGCAAGCAACCATGCATTATCCTTTGCGAAACCTGATTCTGGATTTCATGCTAGAAGAAATCGATGCACGTGTCTTTACGACTGTGTTGATGACATTGGAGTCTAACTACCCAAAGAATGCCTTTTTCGGGGCGTTTACGAACATGGGAACATACGACACAAAGCGTTTGTTCACTGAAATGGGTGAAGACGAAGAGAAGCTGAAGCGTGCGATTGAATTGTGGCTGACGATGCCTGGTGTACCATGTGTTTACTACGGTGATGAGATGGGGATGACGGGTGGCAAGGATCCGGAAAACCGTGGCTACTTCCCTTGGGATGAGCCGCGCGGTGAAATTTTCAACAAGTTCCAACGTTTGCTACAATCACGACCAACGTGGTGGCAATCAGCGGATTGGTTTGAATGCCACGCGATCGATTCAGATACACTTATTTATGCCTTCCACAAGGATGGGCAGCACGAAATGATGCAATTTAGTCGCAAGACTGGGTTAGCTATTATTAAGCAACAATAA